The following are encoded together in the Bos taurus isolate L1 Dominette 01449 registration number 42190680 breed Hereford chromosome 10, ARS-UCD2.0, whole genome shotgun sequence genome:
- the HRH2 gene encoding histamine H2 receptor isoform X2 has protein sequence MAANGTASSSCLDPTAFKVTVTVVLILLILITIAGNVVVCLAVGLNRRLRSLTNCFIVSLAITDLLLGLLVLPFSAFYQLSCQWSFGKVFCNIYTSLDVMLCTASILNLFMISLDRYCAVTDPLRYPVLVTPVRVAVSLVLIWVISITLSFLSIHLEWNSRPENHSDSHTIPKCKVQVNLVYGLVDGLVTFYLPLLVMCITYYRIFRIAREQARRIHNVGPWRAATLREHKATVTLAAVMGAFIVCWLPYFTVFVYRGLRGDSAVDKTVEDVVLWLGYANSALNPVLYAALNRDFRTAYQQLFRCSPAGQDARRTSLGSNSSQLVRHPGQGPRWPEERPLRLQVWSGTELTAPQGATDRQVWKICCTALSRLCGLSTPLPPWASASSSHGVWGLSSSSLPCSPPRITQSTQEPRDANNLCEPPGRILVCSRALSTGLEKKAWMTTTHLHPLGAGAGLQREIKPVPQACYHPCHL, from the exons ATGGCGGCCAATGGCACAGCCTCATCCTCTTGTCTGGACCCCACCGCGTTCAAGGTCACCGTCACCGTAGTCCTCATCCTCCTCATCCTCATCACCATCGCCGGCAATGTGGTCGTCTGCCTGGCGGTGGGCTTGAACCGCCGGCTCCGCAGCCTGACCAACTGCTTCATTGTGTCCCTGGCCATTACTGACCTGCTCCTCGGCCTCCTGGTGCTGCCCTTCTCTGCCTTCTACCAGCTGTCCTGCCAGTGGAGCTTTGGCAAGGTCTTCTGCAACATCTATACCAGCCTGGATGTCATGCTCTGCACGGCCTCCATCCTCAACCTCTTCATGATCAGCCTTGACAGGTACTGCGCCGTCACAGACCCCCTGCGCTACCCCGTGCTGGTCACCCCGGTCCGGGTCGCCGTCTCCCTGGTCTTAATCTGGGTCATTTCCATCACCCTGTCCTTCCTGTCCATCCACCTGGAATGGAACAGCAGGCCTGAGAACCACAGTGACAGTCACACCATCCCCAAGTGCAAAGTCCAGGTCAACTTGGTGTACGGTCTGGTAGACGGGCTGGTCACCTTCTACCTGCCGCTGCTCGTCATGTGCATTACGTACTACCGCATCTTCAGGATCGCCCGGGAACAGGCCAGGAGGATTCACAACGTCGGCCCGTGGAGGGCAGCCACGCTCAGGGAGCACAAAGCCACGGTGACGCTGGCTGCCGTCATGGGGGCCTTCATCGTCTGCTGGCTCCCCTACTTCACCGTGTTCGTTTACCGGGGGCTGCGAGGGGACAGCGCTGTCGACAAGACCGTGGAAGACGTGGTCCTGTGGCTGGGCTATGCCAACTCGGCCCTGAACCCCGTGCTGTACGCCGCGCTCAACAGAGACTTCCGCACGGCCTACCAGCAGCTCTTCCGCTGCAGCCCCGCCGGCCAGGACGCGCGCAGGACTTCTCTGGGGTCCAACAGCTCTCAGCTGGTGAGGCATCCGGGCCAGGGACCCAGGTGGCCGGAAGAGAGGCCCCTGAGGCTCCAGGTGTGGAGTGGGACTGAGCTCACGGCCCCCCAGGGAGCCACAGACAG ACAGGTATGGAAAATCTGCTGCACAGCCTTGTCTCGGCTCTGTGGCTTGAGCACACCTCTGCCCCCTTGGGCCTCAGCGTCCTCCTCTCATGGAGTATGGGGTTTGTCCTCAAGCAGCCTGCCCTGCTCACCTCCCAGAATCACCCAAAGCACACAGGAGCCAAGGGATGCGAACAACCTGTGTGAGCCCCCTGGCAGGATACTTGTCTGCTCTCGAGCTCTGAGCACCGGACTCGAGAAAAAAGCTTGGATGACCACTACACACCTACACCCTCTGGGAGCTG GTGCTGGGTTGCAAAGGGAGATAAAGCCGGTCCCCCAGGCATGCTACCACCCTTGCCACCTGTAA
- the HRH2 gene encoding histamine H2 receptor isoform X5, translated as MAANGTASSSCLDPTAFKVTVTVVLILLILITIAGNVVVCLAVGLNRRLRSLTNCFIVSLAITDLLLGLLVLPFSAFYQLSCQWSFGKVFCNIYTSLDVMLCTASILNLFMISLDRYCAVTDPLRYPVLVTPVRVAVSLVLIWVISITLSFLSIHLEWNSRPENHSDSHTIPKCKVQVNLVYGLVDGLVTFYLPLLVMCITYYRIFRIAREQARRIHNVGPWRAATLREHKATVTLAAVMGAFIVCWLPYFTVFVYRGLRGDSAVDKTVEDVVLWLGYANSALNPVLYAALNRDFRTAYQQLFRCSPAGQDARRTSLGSNSSQLVRHPGQGPRWPEERPLRLQVWSGTELTAPQGATDRCWVAKGDKAGPPGMLPPLPPVTVHGLVEEQMPWFSSACAKP; from the exons ATGGCGGCCAATGGCACAGCCTCATCCTCTTGTCTGGACCCCACCGCGTTCAAGGTCACCGTCACCGTAGTCCTCATCCTCCTCATCCTCATCACCATCGCCGGCAATGTGGTCGTCTGCCTGGCGGTGGGCTTGAACCGCCGGCTCCGCAGCCTGACCAACTGCTTCATTGTGTCCCTGGCCATTACTGACCTGCTCCTCGGCCTCCTGGTGCTGCCCTTCTCTGCCTTCTACCAGCTGTCCTGCCAGTGGAGCTTTGGCAAGGTCTTCTGCAACATCTATACCAGCCTGGATGTCATGCTCTGCACGGCCTCCATCCTCAACCTCTTCATGATCAGCCTTGACAGGTACTGCGCCGTCACAGACCCCCTGCGCTACCCCGTGCTGGTCACCCCGGTCCGGGTCGCCGTCTCCCTGGTCTTAATCTGGGTCATTTCCATCACCCTGTCCTTCCTGTCCATCCACCTGGAATGGAACAGCAGGCCTGAGAACCACAGTGACAGTCACACCATCCCCAAGTGCAAAGTCCAGGTCAACTTGGTGTACGGTCTGGTAGACGGGCTGGTCACCTTCTACCTGCCGCTGCTCGTCATGTGCATTACGTACTACCGCATCTTCAGGATCGCCCGGGAACAGGCCAGGAGGATTCACAACGTCGGCCCGTGGAGGGCAGCCACGCTCAGGGAGCACAAAGCCACGGTGACGCTGGCTGCCGTCATGGGGGCCTTCATCGTCTGCTGGCTCCCCTACTTCACCGTGTTCGTTTACCGGGGGCTGCGAGGGGACAGCGCTGTCGACAAGACCGTGGAAGACGTGGTCCTGTGGCTGGGCTATGCCAACTCGGCCCTGAACCCCGTGCTGTACGCCGCGCTCAACAGAGACTTCCGCACGGCCTACCAGCAGCTCTTCCGCTGCAGCCCCGCCGGCCAGGACGCGCGCAGGACTTCTCTGGGGTCCAACAGCTCTCAGCTGGTGAGGCATCCGGGCCAGGGACCCAGGTGGCCGGAAGAGAGGCCCCTGAGGCTCCAGGTGTGGAGTGGGACTGAGCTCACGGCCCCCCAGGGAGCCACAGACAG GTGCTGGGTTGCAAAGGGAGATAAAGCCGGTCCCCCAGGCATGCTACCACCCTTGCCACCTGTAACTGTTCACGGTCTGGTTGAGGAACAGATGCCATGGTTCAGCTCTGCATGTGCTAAGCCTTGA
- the HRH2 gene encoding histamine H2 receptor isoform X6 encodes MAANGTASSSCLDPTAFKVTVTVVLILLILITIAGNVVVCLAVGLNRRLRSLTNCFIVSLAITDLLLGLLVLPFSAFYQLSCQWSFGKVFCNIYTSLDVMLCTASILNLFMISLDRYCAVTDPLRYPVLVTPVRVAVSLVLIWVISITLSFLSIHLEWNSRPENHSDSHTIPKCKVQVNLVYGLVDGLVTFYLPLLVMCITYYRIFRIAREQARRIHNVGPWRAATLREHKATVTLAAVMGAFIVCWLPYFTVFVYRGLRGDSAVDKTVEDVVLWLGYANSALNPVLYAALNRDFRTAYQQLFRCSPAGQDARRTSLGSNSSQLVRHPGQGPRWPEERPLRLQVWSGTELTAPQGATDRCPARGGQWVSTSSSDCQHHPGRQGQRRGQACLGHM; translated from the exons ATGGCGGCCAATGGCACAGCCTCATCCTCTTGTCTGGACCCCACCGCGTTCAAGGTCACCGTCACCGTAGTCCTCATCCTCCTCATCCTCATCACCATCGCCGGCAATGTGGTCGTCTGCCTGGCGGTGGGCTTGAACCGCCGGCTCCGCAGCCTGACCAACTGCTTCATTGTGTCCCTGGCCATTACTGACCTGCTCCTCGGCCTCCTGGTGCTGCCCTTCTCTGCCTTCTACCAGCTGTCCTGCCAGTGGAGCTTTGGCAAGGTCTTCTGCAACATCTATACCAGCCTGGATGTCATGCTCTGCACGGCCTCCATCCTCAACCTCTTCATGATCAGCCTTGACAGGTACTGCGCCGTCACAGACCCCCTGCGCTACCCCGTGCTGGTCACCCCGGTCCGGGTCGCCGTCTCCCTGGTCTTAATCTGGGTCATTTCCATCACCCTGTCCTTCCTGTCCATCCACCTGGAATGGAACAGCAGGCCTGAGAACCACAGTGACAGTCACACCATCCCCAAGTGCAAAGTCCAGGTCAACTTGGTGTACGGTCTGGTAGACGGGCTGGTCACCTTCTACCTGCCGCTGCTCGTCATGTGCATTACGTACTACCGCATCTTCAGGATCGCCCGGGAACAGGCCAGGAGGATTCACAACGTCGGCCCGTGGAGGGCAGCCACGCTCAGGGAGCACAAAGCCACGGTGACGCTGGCTGCCGTCATGGGGGCCTTCATCGTCTGCTGGCTCCCCTACTTCACCGTGTTCGTTTACCGGGGGCTGCGAGGGGACAGCGCTGTCGACAAGACCGTGGAAGACGTGGTCCTGTGGCTGGGCTATGCCAACTCGGCCCTGAACCCCGTGCTGTACGCCGCGCTCAACAGAGACTTCCGCACGGCCTACCAGCAGCTCTTCCGCTGCAGCCCCGCCGGCCAGGACGCGCGCAGGACTTCTCTGGGGTCCAACAGCTCTCAGCTGGTGAGGCATCCGGGCCAGGGACCCAGGTGGCCGGAAGAGAGGCCCCTGAGGCTCCAGGTGTGGAGTGGGACTGAGCTCACGGCCCCCCAGGGAGCCACAGACAG GTGCCCGGCACGCGGCGGGCAGTGGGTGTCCACCTCCTCTTCTGATTGTCAGCACCACCCTGGCCGCCAAGGCCAACGGAGAGGCCAGGCCTGCCTGGGTCACATGTAG
- the HRH2 gene encoding histamine H2 receptor isoform X1, protein MAANGTASSSCLDPTAFKVTVTVVLILLILITIAGNVVVCLAVGLNRRLRSLTNCFIVSLAITDLLLGLLVLPFSAFYQLSCQWSFGKVFCNIYTSLDVMLCTASILNLFMISLDRYCAVTDPLRYPVLVTPVRVAVSLVLIWVISITLSFLSIHLEWNSRPENHSDSHTIPKCKVQVNLVYGLVDGLVTFYLPLLVMCITYYRIFRIAREQARRIHNVGPWRAATLREHKATVTLAAVMGAFIVCWLPYFTVFVYRGLRGDSAVDKTVEDVVLWLGYANSALNPVLYAALNRDFRTAYQQLFRCSPAGQDARRTSLGSNSSQLVRHPGQGPRWPEERPLRLQVWSGTELTAPQGATDRQVWKICCTALSRLCGLSTPLPPWASASSSHGVWGLSSSSLPCSPPRITQSTQEPRDANNLCEPPGRILVCSRALSTGLEKKAWMTTTHLHPLGAGIVGDKIAQWDSWALQQLGVECPPRRCGSQALPCPLLSFQKELHCSCIQPPPGLPASRFSLSNPSSKLPKDISPKCRSRDLSLDEMTLSCHTASFRKSRLKYKANLVHRTKDKAWSVHSG, encoded by the exons ATGGCGGCCAATGGCACAGCCTCATCCTCTTGTCTGGACCCCACCGCGTTCAAGGTCACCGTCACCGTAGTCCTCATCCTCCTCATCCTCATCACCATCGCCGGCAATGTGGTCGTCTGCCTGGCGGTGGGCTTGAACCGCCGGCTCCGCAGCCTGACCAACTGCTTCATTGTGTCCCTGGCCATTACTGACCTGCTCCTCGGCCTCCTGGTGCTGCCCTTCTCTGCCTTCTACCAGCTGTCCTGCCAGTGGAGCTTTGGCAAGGTCTTCTGCAACATCTATACCAGCCTGGATGTCATGCTCTGCACGGCCTCCATCCTCAACCTCTTCATGATCAGCCTTGACAGGTACTGCGCCGTCACAGACCCCCTGCGCTACCCCGTGCTGGTCACCCCGGTCCGGGTCGCCGTCTCCCTGGTCTTAATCTGGGTCATTTCCATCACCCTGTCCTTCCTGTCCATCCACCTGGAATGGAACAGCAGGCCTGAGAACCACAGTGACAGTCACACCATCCCCAAGTGCAAAGTCCAGGTCAACTTGGTGTACGGTCTGGTAGACGGGCTGGTCACCTTCTACCTGCCGCTGCTCGTCATGTGCATTACGTACTACCGCATCTTCAGGATCGCCCGGGAACAGGCCAGGAGGATTCACAACGTCGGCCCGTGGAGGGCAGCCACGCTCAGGGAGCACAAAGCCACGGTGACGCTGGCTGCCGTCATGGGGGCCTTCATCGTCTGCTGGCTCCCCTACTTCACCGTGTTCGTTTACCGGGGGCTGCGAGGGGACAGCGCTGTCGACAAGACCGTGGAAGACGTGGTCCTGTGGCTGGGCTATGCCAACTCGGCCCTGAACCCCGTGCTGTACGCCGCGCTCAACAGAGACTTCCGCACGGCCTACCAGCAGCTCTTCCGCTGCAGCCCCGCCGGCCAGGACGCGCGCAGGACTTCTCTGGGGTCCAACAGCTCTCAGCTGGTGAGGCATCCGGGCCAGGGACCCAGGTGGCCGGAAGAGAGGCCCCTGAGGCTCCAGGTGTGGAGTGGGACTGAGCTCACGGCCCCCCAGGGAGCCACAGACAG ACAGGTATGGAAAATCTGCTGCACAGCCTTGTCTCGGCTCTGTGGCTTGAGCACACCTCTGCCCCCTTGGGCCTCAGCGTCCTCCTCTCATGGAGTATGGGGTTTGTCCTCAAGCAGCCTGCCCTGCTCACCTCCCAGAATCACCCAAAGCACACAGGAGCCAAGGGATGCGAACAACCTGTGTGAGCCCCCTGGCAGGATACTTGTCTGCTCTCGAGCTCTGAGCACCGGACTCGAGAAAAAAGCTTGGATGACCACTACACACCTACACCCTCTGGGAGCTGGTATTGTTGGGGACAAAATTGCCCAATGGGACTCCTGGGCCTTGCAGCAGCTGGGTGTGGAGTGTCCCCCCCGTCGATGTGGGTCCCAGGCCCTCCCCTGTCCCCTGCTATCCTTCCAGAAAGAGCTTCATTGCTCCTGCATCCAGCCTCCTCCAGGCCTCCCAGCCTCTAGATTCTCCCTGTCCAATCCATCCTCCAAGCTGCCCAAAGACATCTCTCCAAAGTGCAGATCAAGAGATCTGTCACTGGATGAGATGACCCTGTCCTGCCACACTGCTTCATTCAGGAAAAGTCGTCTTAAGTACAAAGCTAATTTagttcacagaacaaaggacaaaGCATGGAGTGTACACTCGGGATAA
- the HRH2 gene encoding histamine H2 receptor isoform X7, which produces MAANGTASSSCLDPTAFKVTVTVVLILLILITIAGNVVVCLAVGLNRRLRSLTNCFIVSLAITDLLLGLLVLPFSAFYQLSCQWSFGKVFCNIYTSLDVMLCTASILNLFMISLDRYCAVTDPLRYPVLVTPVRVAVSLVLIWVISITLSFLSIHLEWNSRPENHSDSHTIPKCKVQVNLVYGLVDGLVTFYLPLLVMCITYYRIFRIAREQARRIHNVGPWRAATLREHKATVTLAAVMGAFIVCWLPYFTVFVYRGLRGDSAVDKTVEDVVLWLGYANSALNPVLYAALNRDFRTAYQQLFRCSPAGQDARRTSLGSNSSQLVRHPGQGPRWPEERPLRLQVWSGTELTAPQGATDREFGE; this is translated from the coding sequence ATGGCGGCCAATGGCACAGCCTCATCCTCTTGTCTGGACCCCACCGCGTTCAAGGTCACCGTCACCGTAGTCCTCATCCTCCTCATCCTCATCACCATCGCCGGCAATGTGGTCGTCTGCCTGGCGGTGGGCTTGAACCGCCGGCTCCGCAGCCTGACCAACTGCTTCATTGTGTCCCTGGCCATTACTGACCTGCTCCTCGGCCTCCTGGTGCTGCCCTTCTCTGCCTTCTACCAGCTGTCCTGCCAGTGGAGCTTTGGCAAGGTCTTCTGCAACATCTATACCAGCCTGGATGTCATGCTCTGCACGGCCTCCATCCTCAACCTCTTCATGATCAGCCTTGACAGGTACTGCGCCGTCACAGACCCCCTGCGCTACCCCGTGCTGGTCACCCCGGTCCGGGTCGCCGTCTCCCTGGTCTTAATCTGGGTCATTTCCATCACCCTGTCCTTCCTGTCCATCCACCTGGAATGGAACAGCAGGCCTGAGAACCACAGTGACAGTCACACCATCCCCAAGTGCAAAGTCCAGGTCAACTTGGTGTACGGTCTGGTAGACGGGCTGGTCACCTTCTACCTGCCGCTGCTCGTCATGTGCATTACGTACTACCGCATCTTCAGGATCGCCCGGGAACAGGCCAGGAGGATTCACAACGTCGGCCCGTGGAGGGCAGCCACGCTCAGGGAGCACAAAGCCACGGTGACGCTGGCTGCCGTCATGGGGGCCTTCATCGTCTGCTGGCTCCCCTACTTCACCGTGTTCGTTTACCGGGGGCTGCGAGGGGACAGCGCTGTCGACAAGACCGTGGAAGACGTGGTCCTGTGGCTGGGCTATGCCAACTCGGCCCTGAACCCCGTGCTGTACGCCGCGCTCAACAGAGACTTCCGCACGGCCTACCAGCAGCTCTTCCGCTGCAGCCCCGCCGGCCAGGACGCGCGCAGGACTTCTCTGGGGTCCAACAGCTCTCAGCTGGTGAGGCATCCGGGCCAGGGACCCAGGTGGCCGGAAGAGAGGCCCCTGAGGCTCCAGGTGTGGAGTGGGACTGAGCTCACGGCCCCCCAGGGAGCCACAGACAG